A portion of the Geitlerinema sp. PCC 9228 genome contains these proteins:
- a CDS encoding LCP family protein, with protein sequence MPVESKTTEASVDPSTSFSRWRGKLFWGMAFLLTAVLSGIGGAVVGLWLPELLVSSSFQPNSPFATPADQLSPLLPSSWQYRLSQPVNILVVGVDPVAATGEDSRSNRFGGRSDTVLLVRFDPANQTINLLSIPRDTKVRLPDADVDTVNQANYFGGEKMMVAAVQQLLHDVPIHRYVRVSTGALRELVDLLGGVEVYVPQKMTYEDKTQQLTIELLPGWQTLDGEKAEQFARFRQGNLGDIGRVQRQQMLLLGLRKRLNDPAMIPRLPQVVRVMQKYVDTDLVWQEMVALVKFALDVDRRDFRMVMLPGEFGRRGYWLPDRVARDRIVQKYFQVEPPQLSRQRQRYLQTNRDPASLQIAVQNTTNHPQATQKMVDYLQSQGFTDTYVLDSWQDRQFQTQIIVQKGYLEGAKALQELLGFGEIAVMSTGELDSDFTIRLGEDWVEMMAESAK encoded by the coding sequence ATGCCAGTAGAAAGCAAAACCACAGAGGCATCGGTAGATCCCTCCACGTCCTTTTCCCGGTGGCGAGGGAAATTATTTTGGGGAATGGCTTTTTTGCTAACTGCGGTTCTCAGCGGCATTGGCGGTGCTGTGGTGGGGTTGTGGCTGCCGGAGTTGCTTGTCTCTTCTTCTTTCCAGCCAAATTCCCCATTTGCCACCCCTGCAGACCAACTTTCTCCCCTATTGCCATCTAGCTGGCAATACCGACTTTCCCAACCGGTGAATATTTTGGTGGTCGGTGTGGATCCGGTAGCCGCTACAGGAGAAGATTCCCGGTCCAATCGTTTTGGCGGTCGCAGCGATACGGTGTTGCTGGTGCGTTTTGACCCAGCAAATCAAACCATCAATTTGCTTTCGATTCCTCGGGATACAAAAGTCCGTTTGCCAGATGCGGATGTGGATACGGTAAATCAAGCGAACTATTTTGGCGGTGAGAAAATGATGGTGGCGGCGGTACAGCAGTTGCTACACGATGTTCCCATCCATCGCTACGTGAGGGTGAGTACGGGTGCTTTGCGGGAGTTGGTGGATTTGTTGGGAGGGGTGGAGGTGTACGTTCCCCAAAAGATGACCTATGAGGATAAAACCCAACAGCTAACCATTGAGCTGCTGCCGGGATGGCAGACGCTGGATGGCGAGAAGGCGGAACAGTTTGCTCGCTTTCGCCAGGGGAATTTGGGGGATATCGGTCGCGTACAGCGGCAGCAAATGTTGTTGCTGGGATTGCGAAAACGTTTGAACGACCCGGCGATGATTCCTCGCTTGCCGCAGGTGGTGCGGGTGATGCAGAAGTATGTGGATACGGATTTGGTGTGGCAGGAAATGGTGGCGTTGGTGAAGTTTGCTTTGGATGTGGATCGTCGCGATTTTCGGATGGTGATGCTACCTGGAGAGTTTGGTCGGCGTGGCTACTGGCTGCCCGATCGAGTGGCGCGCGATCGCATTGTGCAAAAATATTTTCAGGTAGAACCGCCACAACTGAGCCGCCAACGCCAACGCTACTTACAAACGAACCGCGACCCAGCTAGTTTGCAAATTGCGGTGCAAAATACCACGAACCATCCCCAGGCAACCCAAAAGATGGTCGATTACTTACAATCTCAAGGATTTACCGATACTTACGTATTGGACTCCTGGCAAGACCGCCAGTTTCAAACTCAAATTATCGTTCAAAAGGGATATTTGGAAGGAGCGAAGGCGTTGCAGGAATTGTTGGGATTTGGGGAGATTGCGGTGATGTCTACAGGGGAGTTGGATTCGGATTTTACCATTCGCCTCGGCGAAGATTGGGTGGAAATGATGGCAGAATCAGCAAAATAA
- the psbP gene encoding photosystem II reaction center PsbP, with the protein MWRRLVAICLLLVSFSVTACSTSPTGELKSYVDSRSGYEFLYPNGWIPVEVSGNGPDLVMRDLIERSENLSVVIGDIPEGESLQDLGTPTEVGQNIAKTAISNATANRQAELVSVGSKETPEHTYYLLEYKVDFSDRESRHNLASVAVSRGKLFTFNISTPERRWKKMQDKFQAVVNSFSVY; encoded by the coding sequence ATGTGGAGACGACTTGTTGCCATTTGCCTGTTGTTGGTTTCTTTCAGCGTAACTGCTTGTTCCACTTCCCCAACTGGCGAACTCAAAAGTTATGTGGATTCTCGTTCGGGATATGAGTTTCTCTATCCCAATGGTTGGATTCCGGTGGAGGTAAGTGGCAACGGACCCGATTTGGTGATGCGGGATTTAATCGAACGTTCGGAAAATTTAAGCGTGGTGATTGGGGATATTCCCGAGGGAGAAAGCTTGCAGGATTTGGGAACACCTACGGAAGTGGGACAAAATATTGCCAAGACTGCGATTTCCAATGCCACGGCCAACCGCCAAGCGGAGTTGGTAAGTGTGGGGTCGAAGGAGACGCCGGAACATACTTACTATTTGTTGGAGTATAAGGTGGATTTTAGCGATCGCGAATCCCGTCACAATTTGGCTAGCGTGGCGGTCAGTCGCGGCAAGCTATTTACGTTTAATATTTCTACTCCCGAGAGGCGTTGGAAAAAAATGCAGGATAAGTTCCAAGCGGTGGTCAATTCTTTTTCGGTATACTAA
- a CDS encoding sugar phosphate nucleotidyltransferase, with amino-acid sequence MPSLIPVILAGGKGERFWPVSRQHRPKQFLSLDGSGTSLLQATANRLLPLAGGWQNLWVVTSEMVADGIREQLPHLPDSNILVEPDRRDTAAAVAWTAVEIDRRYGGNTVVGFFPADHWIDDVASFQDTLQAASQHATNQNAIATLGVKPSYPATGYGYIEQGEATETVSGYPIYRVNRFTEKPDRQRATELIETGRYSWNSGIFVFRVEVVLQQLRTYVPDIINPLLREGVAAYSQLPKTSFDYALMEQTQLATVLPVSFGWDDLGDWNALARLQSGQDKNVELAQHRGLDSQGNIFFATDENEIVVTLGLEDTIVVRDGNVTLVARKDRSQDLKKLLQQLQEDPNDRDLL; translated from the coding sequence ATGCCATCTTTGATTCCCGTTATCCTCGCTGGTGGAAAAGGCGAACGTTTTTGGCCCGTCAGCCGCCAACACCGTCCCAAACAGTTTTTATCCCTCGACGGCAGCGGTACGAGTTTGCTGCAAGCCACTGCCAATCGCCTGTTGCCTTTGGCGGGTGGTTGGCAAAACTTGTGGGTGGTCACCTCGGAAATGGTGGCCGATGGCATTCGCGAACAGCTCCCCCACCTGCCGGATAGCAATATCTTGGTGGAACCCGACCGCCGGGATACTGCTGCTGCCGTAGCCTGGACGGCAGTGGAAATCGACCGCCGCTACGGGGGAAATACTGTGGTGGGATTTTTCCCGGCAGACCACTGGATTGATGATGTTGCTTCTTTTCAAGATACCTTACAAGCAGCCAGCCAACACGCTACCAACCAAAATGCGATCGCGACGTTAGGGGTCAAACCCAGCTATCCCGCCACTGGCTACGGCTACATCGAACAGGGAGAAGCCACAGAAACCGTTTCTGGATATCCTATCTATCGGGTCAATCGCTTTACGGAAAAACCCGACCGCCAACGGGCCACTGAATTGATCGAAACCGGTCGTTACAGTTGGAACAGCGGGATTTTTGTGTTTCGCGTGGAAGTCGTCCTACAACAGTTGCGAACCTACGTTCCCGATATTATCAACCCCCTGCTTCGAGAAGGAGTGGCCGCCTACTCGCAACTGCCAAAAACCAGCTTTGATTATGCCTTGATGGAGCAAACCCAACTGGCTACGGTTTTGCCGGTTTCCTTTGGTTGGGATGATTTGGGAGATTGGAATGCATTGGCACGCTTGCAGTCCGGTCAAGACAAGAATGTAGAACTGGCCCAGCATCGGGGATTGGATTCTCAAGGCAATATTTTCTTTGCGACCGACGAAAATGAGATTGTGGTTACTTTGGGGTTGGAAGATACGATTGTGGTTCGCGATGGCAACGTGACGTTGGTGGCGAGAAAAGACCGTTCCCAAGATCTTAAAAAATTGCTGCAGCAGCTACAGGAGGACCCCAACGATCGGGATTTGCTTTAG
- a CDS encoding nucleoside triphosphate pyrophosphatase — MTLPQFVLASASPARKRLLQTIGIDPIVRPSDFDESTISQEHPDLLVEQLAKCKAEKVATDFADAIVTGCDSVLVIRGEIQGKPANTEEAIARWQQMRGSTGFLYTGHATVDTRQQKTLVRHQITQVTFANVSDRQIEAYVATGEPLKCAGSFALEGKGGLFVEKIAGCHTNVIGLSLPLLREMLQELGYDPTDYWQSA; from the coding sequence ATGACTCTTCCTCAATTTGTGCTGGCTTCCGCATCGCCAGCGAGAAAGCGTTTGTTACAAACCATTGGCATCGACCCCATCGTTCGTCCCAGCGATTTTGATGAATCCACCATTTCCCAAGAACATCCAGACTTGTTGGTGGAACAATTGGCGAAATGCAAGGCGGAGAAAGTCGCTACAGATTTTGCCGATGCCATTGTTACTGGATGCGATTCGGTGTTGGTGATTCGCGGCGAAATTCAGGGAAAACCGGCGAATACAGAAGAAGCGATCGCTCGTTGGCAGCAAATGCGGGGGTCTACAGGATTTCTCTATACCGGTCATGCCACCGTCGATACCCGCCAGCAAAAAACCCTGGTCCGCCATCAGATTACTCAGGTAACCTTTGCCAACGTAAGCGATCGTCAAATCGAAGCATATGTCGCCACCGGCGAACCGTTAAAATGTGCCGGTAGTTTTGCTTTGGAAGGCAAAGGTGGGTTGTTTGTGGAGAAAATTGCCGGCTGCCATACCAACGTCATTGGGTTGAGTTTGCCGTTGCTGCGGGAGATGCTACAAGAACTTGGCTACGATCCCACCGATTACTGGCAATCTGCCTAA